In one Sphingobium indicum B90A genomic region, the following are encoded:
- a CDS encoding fumarylacetoacetate hydrolase family protein, which yields MLDAATIARHGDELYEALVAGATVPNLRDRVPGITIVDAYHIQARMVGRRVAAGETVVGKKIGVTSRAVQNAIGVFEPDFGILTSAMAYDDGATVPIEALIQPKAEAEIAFVLKRDLKGPGVTAADVLAATDHVRACFEIVDSRITNWDIRIQDTVADNASCGVYALGREKIDPRDVDLALAGMWAERNGEQVAVGVGAAVQGSPANAVAWLANTLGRLDMPFLAGEVILSGALGPMFPVGEGDHIAMRIGGIGDCSLTFGRRTADA from the coding sequence ATGCTGGACGCGGCCACCATCGCCCGGCATGGCGACGAGCTTTACGAGGCGCTGGTCGCCGGCGCGACCGTCCCCAACCTGCGGGACCGGGTGCCGGGCATCACCATCGTCGATGCCTACCACATCCAGGCCCGCATGGTCGGGCGGCGCGTCGCCGCGGGCGAGACGGTGGTCGGCAAGAAGATCGGCGTCACGTCCAGGGCCGTGCAGAACGCCATCGGCGTGTTCGAGCCGGACTTCGGCATATTGACCAGCGCCATGGCCTATGACGATGGCGCGACCGTCCCCATCGAAGCGCTGATCCAGCCCAAGGCGGAGGCCGAGATCGCCTTCGTCCTGAAACGCGACCTGAAAGGGCCCGGCGTCACGGCGGCGGACGTGCTGGCGGCGACGGACCATGTCCGCGCCTGTTTCGAGATCGTCGACAGCCGCATCACGAACTGGGACATCCGCATCCAGGACACTGTGGCCGACAACGCGTCCTGCGGCGTCTATGCGCTGGGCCGCGAGAAGATCGATCCGCGCGACGTGGATCTGGCGCTGGCCGGCATGTGGGCGGAGCGCAATGGCGAGCAGGTGGCCGTGGGCGTGGGCGCGGCCGTGCAGGGATCGCCCGCCAATGCGGTCGCCTGGCTCGCCAATACGCTGGGCCGGCTCGACATGCCCTTCCTGGCCGGGGAGGTGATCCTGTCCGGTGCGCTGGGACCGATGTTCCCGGTGGGCGAGGGCGACCATATCGCCATGCGCATCGGCGGGATCGGCGATTGTTCCCTGACCTTCGGCCGGAGGACCGCCGATGCTTGA
- a CDS encoding 2-hydroxymuconic semialdehyde dehydrogenase — protein MAHFRHFIDGTFTQGTSGRTFPKYRPSDGALIGHVHEGGRAEIDLAVQAARAAQKGPWAGLTVDDRSDLMRAVADGITRRFDDFVAAEMADTGQPRSMMEHAFIPRGAANFRIFADVVKNVATESFQTPTPDGRGALNYAIRKPKGVIGVICPWNAPLLLMTWKVAPALACGNSVIVKPSEETPGTATLLGEVMNDAGVPAGVYNVVHGFGPDSAGGYLTQHPGVDAITFTGETRTGTAIMQAAAHGLRDVSFELGGKNSAIVFADADLDVTLEALGRSVFLNCGQVCLGTERVLVERPLFEALVAGLKEKAEALKPGATLGPLISAEHREKVLSYYAKAVAEGARVVTGGGVPTMPDELSGGHWVQPTIWTGLADEASVWNEEIFGPCCHIRPFGSEEEAIAVANATDYGLSAAIFTQDLSRAHRVAAEVDVGITWVNSWFLRDLRTPFGGTGHSGIGREGGVHSLEFYTELRNICVKL, from the coding sequence TTGGCGCATTTCCGGCATTTCATCGACGGAACCTTCACGCAGGGAACGTCCGGCAGGACTTTCCCCAAATATCGGCCGAGCGACGGAGCCCTGATCGGCCATGTGCATGAGGGCGGCCGCGCCGAGATCGACCTGGCGGTGCAGGCGGCGCGGGCGGCGCAGAAAGGCCCGTGGGCAGGGCTGACGGTGGATGATCGGTCCGACCTGATGCGGGCCGTCGCGGACGGGATCACCCGGCGCTTCGACGATTTCGTGGCGGCGGAAATGGCCGATACCGGCCAGCCCCGGTCGATGATGGAACATGCCTTCATCCCGCGCGGCGCGGCCAATTTCCGGATTTTCGCCGACGTCGTGAAGAATGTCGCGACCGAGAGCTTCCAGACGCCGACCCCGGACGGGCGGGGCGCGCTCAACTATGCGATTCGCAAGCCCAAGGGCGTGATCGGCGTCATCTGCCCGTGGAACGCGCCGCTGCTGCTGATGACGTGGAAGGTCGCGCCGGCTCTGGCCTGCGGCAACAGCGTGATCGTGAAGCCGTCGGAGGAGACGCCGGGCACCGCGACGCTGCTGGGCGAGGTGATGAACGATGCGGGCGTGCCCGCGGGCGTCTATAATGTCGTCCATGGCTTCGGCCCGGACAGCGCTGGCGGATACCTGACACAGCATCCGGGCGTCGACGCGATCACCTTCACCGGCGAGACGCGCACCGGCACCGCCATCATGCAGGCGGCGGCGCACGGCCTGCGCGACGTGTCCTTTGAATTGGGCGGCAAGAACAGCGCGATCGTCTTTGCCGACGCCGACCTCGACGTGACGCTGGAGGCGCTGGGCCGATCCGTCTTCCTCAATTGCGGGCAGGTGTGCCTGGGCACCGAGCGGGTGCTGGTCGAGCGGCCGCTGTTCGAGGCGCTGGTCGCGGGTCTCAAGGAAAAGGCGGAGGCGCTCAAGCCCGGCGCGACGCTGGGTCCGCTTATCTCCGCCGAGCATCGCGAGAAGGTGCTGTCCTATTATGCGAAGGCCGTGGCGGAGGGGGCGAGGGTCGTGACCGGCGGCGGCGTGCCGACCATGCCCGACGAGCTTTCGGGCGGCCATTGGGTGCAGCCGACGATCTGGACCGGCCTGGCGGACGAGGCGTCGGTCTGGAACGAGGAGATTTTCGGTCCCTGCTGCCATATTCGCCCCTTCGGCAGCGAGGAGGAGGCCATCGCCGTCGCCAACGCGACCGATTACGGCCTTTCCGCCGCCATCTTCACGCAGGACCTGTCGCGCGCGCACCGCGTCGCGGCGGAGGTCGACGTGGGCATCACCTGGGTCAACAGCTGGTTCCTGCGCGACCTGCGCACGCCCTTCGGCGGCACCGGGCACAGCGGCATCGGCCGGGAAGGCGGGGTCCACAGCCTCGAATTCTACACCGAGCTGCGCAACATCTGCGTGAAGCTGTGA
- a CDS encoding LysR family transcriptional regulator produces MFANRIDIRHLRYFVETVRHGSIRGASQELHLSQPPLTRQIQYLEEVLGVSLLVRKRHGVEPTAAGQALYTEAVNILNLVEQACATTQLIGQGALGRLDVGVFGSAVLDIVPRIVLEFRKRYPNVEVVLHNMDRDTQVKALQERRIAIGFNRFFLEYPGLQWESVVHEPMIIAMPRHHRLARRASIALSDLAGEPMIFYPRASQSGGFSNFLLRAFHDLNIEPNVVQTVDDVVTAVAFVSSGVGLAAAVESARTLQLPDVVYVPLAEDDGPAAFDLCMICRSGDESPLIEGFRQAVKTVTGPPADRGLR; encoded by the coding sequence ATGTTCGCGAACCGCATCGACATCCGCCACCTGCGCTATTTCGTGGAGACCGTGCGCCACGGCAGCATCCGGGGCGCATCCCAGGAACTCCATCTGTCCCAGCCGCCGCTGACCCGCCAGATCCAGTATCTGGAGGAAGTGCTGGGCGTGTCCCTGCTGGTGCGCAAGCGTCATGGCGTCGAACCCACCGCCGCCGGGCAGGCCCTCTATACGGAGGCGGTGAACATCCTGAACCTGGTGGAACAGGCGTGCGCCACGACGCAACTGATCGGCCAGGGCGCGCTCGGCCGGCTGGACGTGGGCGTGTTCGGGTCCGCCGTGCTCGACATCGTGCCGCGCATCGTGCTCGAATTCCGAAAGCGCTATCCCAATGTCGAGGTGGTCCTGCACAATATGGACCGCGACACGCAGGTTAAGGCGCTGCAGGAACGGCGGATCGCCATCGGCTTCAACCGATTCTTCCTCGAATATCCCGGACTGCAATGGGAAAGCGTGGTGCATGAACCGATGATCATCGCCATGCCGCGCCATCACCGGCTGGCGCGCCGCGCATCCATCGCCCTGTCGGACCTGGCGGGGGAACCGATGATCTTCTACCCCCGCGCCAGCCAGTCGGGCGGGTTCAGCAATTTCCTGCTGCGCGCCTTTCACGATCTCAACATCGAACCCAATGTCGTGCAGACGGTCGATGACGTGGTGACGGCCGTCGCCTTCGTGTCGAGCGGCGTGGGACTGGCGGCGGCAGTGGAATCGGCGCGCACGCTGCAATTGCCGGACGTGGTCTATGTGCCGCTGGCCGAAGATGACGGTCCGGCCGCGTTCGACCTGTGCATGATCTGCCGTTCCGGCGACGAATCGCCGCTGATCGAAGGTTTCCGCCAGGCGGTGAAGACGGTGACGGGGCCGCCGGCCGACCGCGGCCTTCGATAG
- a CDS encoding sigma-54-dependent Fis family transcriptional regulator, whose amino-acid sequence MARAGGSASGKSGLGTAFHDGGVAPVGESDLADLRDSFHFDPARAEIRLGKRRMLLVDDIVLGQLRRELVRALGYESARMLMSRIGYGTGVADAQLAQELRHSGTLEDIYRAGPQFHALKGAVQVEELAFEADFEAGRFHGEYVWHNSAECASHVQEMGIGAHPAGWQQAGYASGYASTFFGRPMVFRELECIAMGHDRCYLVGRPADEWPDADNELRWFRADTYSRRPAPPDSAAPVDADLHIGARAIVGASSGFNTVLHLVDKVAPTMAPVLFLGESGVGKEVFARELHKRSRRADRPIVAVNCAAIPETLLEAELFGVEKGAFTGAIATRPGRFERAAGGTLFLDEIGTLSLAAQGKLLRVLQDGDYERVGGTRTLTADVRLIAATNADLRAEMEAGRFRADLFHRLSPFPVYIPPLRERRADIPVLANHFLARLCQRHGRGLLRLEAEVVRAFHDYGWPGNIREMENLVERGVILAADGEAIGLHHLTLGVGNRTEGFVPDPFRDFVARRFRGGGGGAEADVGAMLLDSGLSRQEIADRLIAAALERSGGNASAAAAALGMTRAQVQYWKGRRGG is encoded by the coding sequence ATGGCGCGGGCAGGCGGATCGGCATCCGGCAAGTCGGGACTGGGCACGGCATTTCACGATGGCGGGGTCGCGCCGGTGGGCGAGAGCGACCTTGCCGATCTGCGCGACAGCTTCCACTTCGACCCGGCGCGGGCGGAAATCCGCCTGGGCAAGCGGCGGATGCTGCTGGTCGACGACATCGTGCTTGGCCAGTTGCGGCGGGAATTGGTGCGCGCTCTTGGTTATGAAAGCGCGCGCATGCTGATGTCGCGCATCGGCTATGGCACCGGCGTCGCGGATGCGCAGCTCGCGCAGGAATTGCGGCATAGCGGCACCCTGGAGGACATCTATCGCGCCGGGCCGCAATTCCATGCGCTGAAAGGGGCCGTGCAGGTCGAGGAACTGGCGTTCGAGGCGGATTTCGAGGCCGGGCGCTTCCATGGCGAATATGTCTGGCACAATTCGGCGGAATGCGCGTCCCATGTGCAGGAAATGGGCATCGGCGCGCATCCGGCGGGATGGCAGCAGGCGGGATATGCTTCGGGCTATGCCTCCACCTTCTTCGGCCGGCCGATGGTGTTCCGCGAACTGGAATGCATCGCGATGGGGCATGACCGCTGTTATCTGGTCGGGCGGCCGGCGGACGAGTGGCCGGACGCCGACAACGAACTGCGCTGGTTCCGCGCCGACACCTACAGCCGCCGCCCGGCGCCGCCGGACAGCGCGGCGCCGGTCGACGCCGACCTGCATATCGGCGCCCGCGCCATCGTGGGCGCGTCGTCCGGCTTCAACACGGTGCTGCACCTGGTGGACAAGGTCGCGCCGACCATGGCGCCGGTGCTGTTCCTGGGCGAAAGCGGCGTCGGCAAGGAAGTGTTCGCGCGCGAGCTGCACAAGCGCAGCCGGCGGGCCGACAGGCCGATCGTCGCGGTCAACTGCGCCGCCATTCCGGAGACATTGCTGGAAGCGGAACTGTTCGGGGTGGAGAAGGGCGCCTTCACCGGCGCGATCGCCACGCGCCCCGGCCGGTTCGAGCGGGCGGCGGGCGGCACGCTGTTCCTGGACGAGATCGGCACGCTGTCCCTCGCCGCGCAGGGCAAGCTGCTGCGCGTGTTGCAGGACGGCGATTATGAGCGGGTGGGCGGGACGAGGACGCTGACCGCCGATGTCCGCCTGATCGCCGCCACCAATGCCGACCTGCGCGCCGAGATGGAGGCAGGCCGTTTCCGCGCCGACCTGTTCCACCGGCTGAGTCCCTTTCCCGTCTATATCCCGCCGTTGAGGGAGCGGCGGGCGGACATCCCGGTGCTGGCCAATCATTTCCTCGCCCGTCTCTGCCAGCGGCACGGGCGCGGCCTGCTGCGTCTGGAGGCGGAGGTCGTCCGCGCCTTCCACGACTATGGCTGGCCGGGCAATATCCGCGAGATGGAGAATCTGGTGGAGCGCGGCGTCATCCTGGCGGCGGATGGGGAAGCGATCGGCCTGCACCATCTGACGCTGGGCGTGGGCAACCGGACCGAAGGCTTCGTGCCCGACCCGTTCCGCGATTTCGTCGCGCGCCGGTTTCGCGGGGGCGGCGGGGGCGCGGAGGCGGATGTCGGCGCGATGCTGCTCGACAGCGGGCTCAGCCGGCAGGAGATCGCCGACCGGCTGATCGCGGCCGCGCTGGAACGCAGCGGGGGCAATGCCAGCGCCGCCGCCGCCGCGCTGGGCATGACGCGCGCGCAGGTGCAATATTGGAAGGGGCGGCGGGGCGGATGA
- a CDS encoding aromatic ring-hydroxylating dioxygenase subunit alpha has translation MSASSLYLKRAWYVAALSSEVDATQLFHRRILGMSVLIFRNAQGEAVALQDRCPHRFAPLSMGSRVGDAIACPYHGLRFDAGGHCVHNPHGRGQLPRGQVVRGFPLIERHGFIWIWMAEEAADPALLPDFSPLDRGHANGVGHTYMKLPVDYRLILDNVMDLSHVDYVHGEIITTRGQLSPLIPQVEETENSVSASWDYSQTPPIGIFAPFLPRPEEAARHSIRVTWTAPANIQLSIAAAQDDAPFEQGISQYDLHSCTPGDENETHYFFATRRNHAEEDGDYNAFKTAAMHAAFETEDGPIIAAAQREMGSKDFFDLKPMLLSNDLAAVKVRRRLQRAVELEGAVELEGATPGRTDRAARR, from the coding sequence ATGTCGGCAAGCAGCCTGTATCTGAAACGCGCCTGGTACGTCGCCGCCCTCTCCAGCGAAGTCGACGCGACGCAGCTGTTCCACCGTCGGATATTGGGCATGTCGGTCCTCATCTTCCGCAACGCGCAGGGCGAGGCGGTCGCCCTTCAGGACCGCTGCCCGCACCGCTTCGCCCCGCTTTCCATGGGCAGCCGGGTGGGCGACGCCATCGCCTGCCCCTATCACGGGCTGCGGTTCGACGCCGGCGGCCATTGCGTCCACAACCCGCACGGTCGCGGCCAATTGCCCAGGGGACAGGTCGTGCGCGGCTTTCCGCTGATCGAACGGCACGGATTCATCTGGATCTGGATGGCGGAGGAGGCGGCCGATCCCGCCCTGCTTCCCGACTTCTCGCCGCTGGACAGGGGCCATGCCAACGGCGTCGGCCACACCTATATGAAGCTGCCGGTCGATTACCGCCTGATCCTGGACAATGTCATGGACCTCAGCCATGTCGACTATGTCCATGGCGAAATCATCACGACGCGGGGGCAATTGTCGCCGCTGATCCCGCAGGTGGAGGAGACGGAGAACAGCGTCTCCGCCAGTTGGGACTACAGCCAGACCCCGCCCATCGGCATCTTCGCCCCCTTCCTGCCCCGGCCGGAGGAGGCGGCCCGCCACAGCATCCGCGTCACCTGGACGGCGCCCGCCAATATCCAGTTGTCGATCGCGGCGGCGCAGGACGACGCGCCCTTCGAACAGGGCATCAGCCAATATGACCTGCACAGTTGCACGCCGGGCGACGAGAATGAGACCCATTATTTCTTCGCCACCCGCCGCAACCATGCGGAAGAGGATGGCGACTATAACGCGTTCAAGACGGCGGCCATGCACGCCGCCTTCGAGACGGAGGACGGCCCGATCATCGCCGCCGCCCAGCGAGAGATGGGGAGCAAGGATTTCTTCGACCTGAAACCCATGCTGCTGTCCAACGACCTGGCGGCGGTCAAGGTACGCCGCCGCCTGCAACGTGCGGTGGAACTGGAGGGCGCGGTGGAACTGGAGGGCGCGACGCCCGGCCGGACGGATCGCGCCGCCAGGCGGTGA
- a CDS encoding thioesterase family protein encodes MAPLASPQEAAFPNLDLTAHFLRSPVGEWIGFDTSVSAGPTGTGLTHSILHDEGGAFGTLCQSLTIRPKD; translated from the coding sequence CTGGCGCCGCTTGCCTCCCCGCAGGAGGCGGCCTTCCCCAATCTGGACCTGACCGCCCATTTCCTGCGGTCGCCGGTGGGCGAATGGATCGGTTTCGACACCAGCGTTTCCGCCGGGCCGACGGGCACCGGCCTGACGCACAGCATCCTGCACGATGAAGGCGGGGCGTTCGGCACGCTCTGCCAATCCCTGACGATACGCCCGAAGGACTGA
- a CDS encoding acyl-CoA thioesterase domain-containing protein, protein MWRPPSACWSMRWRAARADRLQVARLSCDIWGTMPIEPVGIDVAVLRPGRTIELVEARISHGGRPAIVLRAWLAQAYDSGGMAAVNFPSLPPPQAVPACDLSLLWPGGFIASVEVRREGQWPGRARCWARSPLALLEGRQVSAAARFMGLADIATGWRRLPPRRRRPSPIWT, encoded by the coding sequence ATGTGGCGCCCGCCATCGGCCTGCTGGTCCATGCGGTGGAGGGCCGCGCGCGCCGACCGATTGCAGGTGGCGCGCCTGTCCTGCGACATCTGGGGCACCATGCCGATCGAGCCGGTCGGTATCGACGTCGCGGTGCTGCGGCCCGGCCGGACCATCGAACTGGTGGAGGCCCGGATCAGCCATGGCGGCCGTCCCGCCATCGTCCTGCGCGCCTGGCTGGCCCAGGCCTATGACAGCGGCGGCATGGCGGCGGTCAATTTTCCTTCCCTGCCGCCGCCCCAGGCCGTGCCCGCATGCGACCTGTCCCTCCTCTGGCCGGGCGGCTTCATCGCCAGCGTGGAGGTGAGGCGGGAAGGGCAATGGCCGGGCCGCGCCCGGTGCTGGGCGCGTTCGCCGCTGGCGCTGCTGGAAGGGCGGCAGGTGTCGGCGGCGGCGCGGTTCATGGGCCTGGCCGACATCGCCACGGGCTGGCGCCGCTTGCCTCCCCGCAGGAGGCGGCCTTCCCCAATCTGGACCTGA